ATCTCTACGTCGACGGTTTAACCCGCCGAGATCCTCTCAGATCTCCGATTACTCAACACAATCCTCTCAGACAATCTCAAATTACTATATCCTTTAAAAAACCATAAATGTCGTTGATTAATCTCTCCTTGCCGCAGCTCTAGTTTCATCCCGTCTTGTTCGCCGATTCTCCGTCGATACGAAGTTAGAAGAAGTACATGTATAAAATGGTGATGTTATAACGGAAGGTGATGGCGTGACTAATTGGTGGTGGTGGCGTGACAAATCATTGATCTCCTCGTTGCCGGTGGCAGAGCGTGAAGGAGGAGCAGAAAAGCTTGATGGTGGAGGACGAGACAAGACGTGGTCAAGCTGGACTGGTGGTGCTGTTAGACAAAGAAGTGCAAAAACCTATACCTATGACCACACCAACTTTGACCATAATAAACCTACTTTACCGCTTAAAGCATCGTTGGACTGGTGGTGCTGTTAGACAAAGAAGTCGCCGGAGTGACCACACCAACTTTGACCATAACCAAAAAATGTGCAAAAACCTATCCTTATGACCACACCGACTTTGACCATAATAAACCTACTTTACCGCTTAAAGCATCGTTGTACTGCTTTCAACGAGAACTGTCCgattttttcctaaaatatattCATCTAACGGCTAGCAAATAATATGCCTGTTTCATGTACTATCAATTTTTACCCATTTAATTGGGACCAGCCCATGTAACGACAATCTCCAAGAAAGTTGCTTAACCTCTTTAGACTTAACCAAGGTTAAAAAGTTGTCCATCAAAAGGGTTTTTTGGGGAGTAAAATAGTTAAAGTAAGGGAAAAAGTACACCTCATTCACAAAGTATGTGAACATGCAAAAAACAATAGGAAAGTACTCCTAGACGTAAACGTCTCTTTAAATAATGATGAAAGGATTAGTAGTTGGAAAGATTACTTTGGAAGAGAATGAGGTAGTGGAGTTTGACCTATAAGCACAAAATTTTAGTATAAAATACATTGAAACAGAAGATCTTCACCGCAGAAAATGTTGAAGGTAACGGCAGTTTAGTCAATACCTGAAGGAATAAAATACTTAAAGATCTAATCTATACATGTAATTAAATAAACAGAAGTACAATAATCATGAAGCGAAACTTCAAGCTTATTCAATGTATGTGTGTtacaaatttataatcattCACGGAAAATCTATGGTTTAATTATAGTCTATGGTTATATTTTTTGTGAAGCGTACTTGAACCGCTAGTCAATCATCCAACACAGGACGGTGCAAAATGCTGTAGTATTTTGTATTCTTATAtttgtcaaaataataaaaaccaaataaaaacatataatttgtgAAAAGTTGTTTTAAGAGAAATTCtctatcataatttttttgaagtttttgtcataaaaatagcactcaatgagaaaaatgatcaaaataaattttattaaaggataaaaatacatttttattctaGGTTAaactaatttagacttaggatttagagttaagagaTGGAATTTTGagaatatgatttcaaatttttaaaaataaaaattaaaaattaaaattttcaaaataaaatcgctatttaatcatttttaagggatatttttatgacaaaaacttaaaaaaatttattcgaGAGAATTTCTCTTGTTTTATCAGGGAAaacttttctaaaatattaaatgGGAATTACTTGAAAAGTTTATTGATCTATGATGGTATTTGATAAGATTGGGTCAGGGTCATACTGTGTCGACCAAGAATGTTATAAACCGGAACCGGAATTTAATATTGTACCTTAAACCCTCCGAATCAGCTAGAGACTCCGGACGTTAGACCTTAAACCCTAACCCCCCTTCTCTTTTACCccaacaaataatttttttttgaagagtCGCTTTCGCGCGCCGATCAATGCAAGGGAATCGCGACGGCTCGTGGCCCCTACGCGCCACCGCGAACGGTGGAAGCGGCGGGTACCATCCTCAACCCACTCGTATGTACTCCAATTTCAATATCCAACAGCCGATCAGATACAATCTCCAAACCCAGCAGAATCTCAACTTCGCTCATCCACCACAGATCCCAAGCTTCCGTCCTCAAATCCATGGATCAAGTGGCAATGTAGAAGCCATACGAATCGATAACGCAGTCAAGGAGACGCGTAGATCGCTCGTCGCTGCCGGAGAGAACGTTTCGTCGATCAAAGTGTCGCAGTCTGTTTTAGCACAACTACAACAGCAGCCTGATTCTCAGCGATCATTGGGGATGCAGATGCAAGACGTTCCTTCGCTTCGCCAGCTCATGACCCTTGAAGGCAAGGTAAAAAGTtaattccttttcttttttacttttttaaccGTTTGAGAATCTTTAGTATTGTGATGTTTCTTGTAGATATATGCGTTTATTCACTGCTTCGTTGGCGCTAGAGGGATTGTGACTCTGCATGATTTGGAAGTTGCAATATGCAGAAACGAGtttgttgattgttttgatGATTTAAAGTTGGGACCTTTGCTAAGGCATCCACTTGTCTTGTTGTATTTTCCGTCTATATCTGGTTGTTCTGGTCCGGTTCAGATCACTAGCGAGGAGATAATATCGTTTCTTGATAGCTATCTGAGCACTTACGGTATGGACGATGTTAAGCTCGATGACTTCCTTGATTATGTTGCTGAGAAGAAGTCTGTTATAGGCAAGGAGAAGCTTGGTGTGCGTATTCAGAGCTTGCGGTATGATATTTTGTTTCTGTAGTTGTTAACGCAATAGATGTGTTCTCAAGATTCTAGCGTTCTCAACTTATTATAGCTGACTGTTTTATAGGATGTATGTATCTTTCATCCAAGATGCAAAGAGACAAGAAGGCGAAACATTGGAGACCTTGCTGACTGGACTGCATCAGAAGCATCACATCGTTTCATCAAAGAAACAGCTGCGAGATAAATCCCCTACCGTCTCTGAGGATAGTGACGTAGCTGCTTTGCATCGTAAGGATTATTGTGGCAAGCATACAAGATATGATTCATCGAGCTCAGATGACGATGATAGTGATGATTATGAGGTTAAATATGTTAATAGCTCTGACCATGTCAGTAGTTGTCCATATCCATCTGTTGCAGAAGAGGTGAAGAAACTTGGGAGGTCTAAAACGAAAATGAAAGCAGAAACTAAGAAAAGGAAGGCAGAAACTCGTAGTCATGAAAAATCTGATTTGTCCAAACAGCTTAGAAGAAGCCCTTCTAAATTACGTAGAGGACATGTGAAACAAGAGATACCTGGACCGGCGGATGATTCTGATACTAAGCAGGTTTTCAGTGTCAACGAGGCTGATTTCACACTTTCTGAAGGAGCTTTGAGATTGTTCATTTCGACTTGGAAGGACGCATGTAAAGAGCTAAGCATGTCAATGGTAAGTCCATGTTGAGTATATCGAGACTGGATGATTTTTTTGAATCATGTATCAGATATATCTTTCCGCTTGAATCGGATAGTGAATTATCTTAAGCGTGGTGCAGTAGTGAAGCTGTATATTTGTTTATTCTCTAATGCTCTCTTCTATTTTTGTAGTTTGTCGAGGAGATTTTGTCTTTTTACAACTTGAGAGGCTCCGAAGCACAACCTAAGACTAAGAGTAAAAGAGCCAAAGCTATGTCATCATTTCCATTTGTTGGATTACTACATATCGCTGTGAGTCAGTGGTcatataaatttagttttaacgTTTCTGCATTTTTCCTTTTGTGTGATTTCCTGAGATGCATTTTTCTTTGCTTCTGTGTTTTTATTAAGTCAACTGAAGAGTTTTATTAGCAGTGTCTGTTAGTGCctcatattttttatatctgAAGTTGCCGTTCTCAGGGAAACCTATCTGCTCATTGTTTGGGGAAACACTTGTTGGTTTTTTCTGTGAAATAGCTTGAAGGTCCCAAATGATGTCGTTTATGAGTCTTATGTCCGTCGGAAGTGAGTATATTTTCTCAAAAGTGAAAGAAGCGGGATAGTTTCACCTTTGAGTATATATTTCTGCCCCTTTGTTATTTTTGCCAAGTTGAAAAGATATTTGACTTTTACTGTGGAACACAAGCTCACTATTTTGAGTACTTTCTGTGATGCCTCCTTTTCAAAGCTAGACCATTTCCAGTCATATGTCTACAACTACTTAGTTTTAGGCTGTtactcttagtttttttttcttttctgtttcttcttatgcacctttttttttctgtgtagTTCAAATGTCCCTTCTCTTGCGCTGAGACTTAGCACCCAGTTGCAAAGTCTTAGAGTTGAGTAACACAAAATTTGAAAAGCTTGCCTAGTTCAGCTTTGCTCTTTGATTATGCATGTGCACATCACGATGTCACTGTGGCAGGCTGAAAAAAGGATAAATGCTGCGCCCCTTTTCTCGCTCAGTCCCTACTTCCTCTCAATATCTTTTTGAAGTAATTAATGGAAACCTTCCAAGTTCTCAGGTCGCCGATTCGGTCCTTGTGATAAATCTGTAGGGAAATGTCTGAGACTGAAACCTGGTTGCATTTATGAGAAATTATGCCTTGCTGTTTCTGTTTACACCTGAATTTGACATGAAGTTTGTAGCATCTGAAAAAAACTCATCTGGTTCCATGTCCTGTGGCAAAAGCATCTAGTTCAGTGTTCCATAAGTCTGCTGCTGCACTGTCTTTCTTCGTTTCCTTTTGCTAAAGGAAAAGTTGCCGTACTTGAATAGTAACTTTGTTTTTTCCTCTTTTAATCAGAGGGAGCTTGTAACAGAGGCTCTTGAGGGACAGAAACCGATGGAGATCACAAATAGAAACTTGGTAGCTGGATACGATAATAGTGCAGGCACAAGTTCACGAGCTACGAAGCCACCAATCCCATTGCATAACATGATGAGTAGCTCAACCTCAGGGAATCTTGCTCATGAATGGAACAACTCCATCTCAACTGACTTGAGCACGAGAGATCAGTTTCACACCGGCACAGATCGGGCTACACTTTTGCAATACACTGGTAAAAAAGGTGAAGAGATCGCTTTCAGATACTATGCTGCAAAATACGGCAAGGACGCTGTGGTTAGTTGGATAAACGAGCAGAGCGAGACCGGGTTACCTTACGACCTAGTAATCAAAAACAGAGGTGGGAAGAAAGAGTACATAGAGGTGAAAGCAACGGTTTCAGCAGCTAAAGATTCTTTCAACTTGACTGTGAAGGAGTGGCAATTTGCAAATGAGAAAGGAGAGAGTTACGTGATTGCTCATGTTTTATTAGGCAACAGTAATGCCATCCTCACACAGCATAGGAATCTTGTCAAGCTATGCCAAGAAGGTCATCTCAGGTTAATGATTATCATGCCCAATCAGCGAAACGGCGCCAAAATTGAATTCTAAAACAAGATTATTGGTAAGTTAGCAGTGTCATGAACTTAATTAAGATGTAAAGACAGCCAGCATATTAAAAACGTGAAGGATGGTTTAGCCAAAGAAATCAGAAGaggattgttttgtttgttcttcTCACTTGGTTTATCCACTCAAATTCAGGGAGGCTGGATACTTGTTTTTTCTTCAAGTGACTCAAATTCAGGAAGGCTGGATGCTTTCCCATAGAAGCCATATTTTTGACAATTAAAAGCCCATATTTTGACAATTTAAAAGCCCATTATGTTCTTATACCAAAAATCGGTTATGTGACATGGCATCCAATACTTGGAGGCTAGATTTTTATGTGTAGATAGAAGTATAGAAGCCTTTGAGATAAGGAATATTCCATAATTCCAGAAAAAACTTAGATGTTGGAGAAATTTCTATTTTCAAGGAATTATTATGGGaagtttctaaattttcatatgCAAAAACGTTTACTTGTGGGAGAAGCAAAACTGAGATTGGTGAATTGACAGTGGCGTCTGGAGTTTAACAAAGGCAGCGAAAAGGATAAACTctggagaatttttttttttttttgttagacaAAGGAATCAGAAGAGGAATATTTGGTTTGGTCTTCTAAAATTCTTTATTCCTATTCAAATTCTATACACCAAGGAGGGGCTCTACTTGCTTTTTCTACAAGTAGCCGTCTTCTTTAtcaatcatcatcattatcattaTCTTGTGcacataaagaaaaaatagatcACATCTTTGACCATTCAATCCCTTCTCTGTTCCTCCCAGATTCAAGGCAAATTATCTCCTCTTCTGGTATGTCTTCTTCTGTTCTAAAACTTGTGATGATGTTCTTGGTTTTGCCATTTTTCACACCCAAATTAATGAACTTGCTACAGCTAAAAATCATTTCTCTTCATGTATAGTGACTATAAGTGTTTGATGGGGGATTCTTGTGAAAATTCAAATAGAGTTAAGCTTCGTGATGGGAGATTCTTAGCTTATAGAGAAAGTGGAGTTCCAAAGGAGGAAGCTAAGTACAAGATCATTCTTGTTCATGGCTTTGGAAGTTCTAAAGACATGAACTTCTCTGCCTCAAAAGTAAAACATGCTCTTTAAATCTTGTCtggatatttgaaaaaaaaaaaaaaaatctgaactgGATTTAGCTTTTCAGGAGCTTATACAAGAGCTTGGAGTGTATCTTCTATTCTACAGCCGTTCTGGATATGGAGACTCGGATGCAAACACCAAACGTTCCCTTAAAAGTGAAGTTGATGACATAACAGAACTTGCAGATCATTTGGAGATAGGACCTAAGTTTTACCTCATTGGAATCTCCATGGGGTCTTACCCAACTTGGGGTTGCTTAAAACACATACCTCACAGGCAATCATCACtccttaaaccaaaaaaaaggcTAATCAAATAAGTAACTATTGAGAACATTCTATCTTCTTTTGTAGGCTATCTGGTGTGGCTTTTGTTGCGCCGGTTGTGAACTATCGGTGGCCATCGCTTCCTAAGAAGCTTATAAAGAAAGACTACAGGAGAGGTATTATCAGATGGTGTTTAAGAATATCAAGATTTGCACCTGGACTGTTACATTGGTGGGTTGTACAAAAGGTCATACCATCAAACAGTTCGGTTCTTGAGAGCAATCCAGTCTACTTCAACAGCCATGACGTGGAGGTGCTCAAGCGAACCACCGGCTTTCCCATGCTTACTAAGGATAAGCTACGTGAAAGAAACGTTTTCGATACACTAAGAGACGATTTCATGGCTTGTTTCGGGCAATGGGACTTCGAACCAGCGGATCTAAACATCACACAAGAGAGCTCTGTCCACATCTGGCACGGTAAGGAAGACAAAGTCGTCCCGTTTCAGCTTCAAAGATGCATTCTCCAGAAGCAGCCTTTGATCAACTACCACGAGATCCCTCAAGGCGGACATCTCATCGTCCACTACGACGGCACTTGCGACGCGATCCTACGCTCTCTATTGCTCGGTGAAGAACACAAAATGTACAAACCAGTTCTTCAACTCAACGTTTGAATTGATGAAACAAACCatgtacaaacaaaaaaagattcttgattcttgattcAAAAGCGTAACAATGACAATTacattatgtatataaagtgTGTGTGTTTGAATGAAGTAAATGATTAGCAAAAGTGTAACAATTAAATGATAAGCAGATGATCAGATACTACTTGGATTATCATTATCATTGTCACTGATCAGATGATCGAAACGTCGTGAATCGTTTGAAACGAGCTTCAACAGAGCAACCGCCTTCTTCCTCCCTTTCGCACTCCCGTTCTCCGCAACGTACACGATCCCTTCCATAGCTCCTTCATCCGCACCAGACGCAACCGCAGACGCGACTTCCAAACGCGCTTCGTCCCCGCCGCACCTCGCTAAATTCAAAAGCGCGCTCACCGCGTTCTCCTTGATCCGAAGGCTCGAGCCGGTGCACGGATCCAGCAGATCCGCAAGCACGCTGGCTCCGGAGACTCTCCTCATCCCTTCCTCGCTCTCCTCGCACCCCGCGACCTGCGCCATAACCGCCGTCGCGTCCTCCACGATCCCGCACCGCGAGTCCTTCACGATGAGGGAGAAGAGAGCCGGGATCGCGCCGAGGGAGATCATCGTTGATCTGTTCGCCGGGTGGAGCGCGACGGCGAAGAGCGCTTTGAGCGCGTCCTTGATCGATCTCGGATGCGAGTCTTGGTACCTGATGACGTGGATGAGAGAGAAGATGATGTCTCGCTTCGATCCGACGACGGGGCGGTAAGACTCCTCCGCGATCAGGAGGCTGTAGATCGCGGCGGCGGAGGACTGGACGGCGGCGGGGGAGGTGGTGGTGTCGTGGTGGCGGAGCGCGTGGGAGAGCGCGTCGAGAAGGCCGCGCGAGGACATGAGGGATTCGCGGGAGGTGATGGAGAGGTTGAGGAGGGTGGCGGCGGCGTTCTCTTGGGAGGAGGGGGAGGAGGAGTAGAGAGTCTCGGAGAGGTAGGGGATGGCGCCGGCGTCGGCGATGATGGGGCGGCTGTCGGGGTCTTGTTTGGAGATGAGTCTGAGCTCGGCTAGAGCGGCGGCTCTGGTTTGCTCGGAGACGGAGCTGAGCTTGGAGACGATGGTTTCTATCGTTCTGCGCTTTGCTGTTTCCATGGCGATGGGATCAATCTCTCTGTATCTCCTTACAAAACCTGGTTTGACTTTTTGTTGAACAAAGTCACTTTCAATTAATTAACAAGTTAGTTGGAAACTTGGAATAGTATTAACAAAGAACGAAAGAGTCGTCTCATTAGTGGAAACTAAAGTTGAAAGTTTGTTTGTTTACAAGTGAAAATGGAATGTTGTACTTATCCAGTGGATGTACTTTTTTTCTTACACGACATTTATGTTTCTGTCATTTGTTTGTAGATCATATGGGTTTATTAAGGCCTAGATTGGGCTTTCGTTATGATCTAAGCCTATGAAGTGTCTGGCCCATACACAGCCTGCTAATCTCATATATGGGTCTTATTatcaagtgttttttttttgtcgttttTAGATTTCGCCCTATCAAGTATCAACTCTATCTGTACGTCGTTTGTGGTaaatgtaaaaactaaaaagtacTCACTCATTTTCACGAAGAATGATATTCACTGTGTCCATTGTAAAATAAACGAGCCAAGTGCACTCTCGTCAGAAAATGAATGTGTCGAAAGCATCgagatgtttttctttttactcaTTTTCATTTGGCACATAAGTTGATTTGATTTACGTGGTACGTTAATTTCATATCATAAGACTATAGTTTCATAAAAAGGAGGTGAAGGAAGATCCTAACATGTCTAGTACAACATAAAGGAAACAGAGTGGGCGAAGAGTGAAGCTAAGACAAAGGAACTTGGCCCCATTTAGTCATAAAGATTCCATTTCGATTTAGAAATTGGAGAAGTGGTTCCGCGATGACTGAACCATCTGCAAGTCCGTCGTCGTTTGGCAAGATGTTTCATCACTTATCAGCGTCCTATTTCACATTAATAATAGCCAAAAGTTAATggttattttctaaatatatgaTGTGAAAAATGAAGAATGAGCTACTACTATAAAGTGAGACTTACTCTCGTGGTCGAGACAACCAAAGAGAGCTAAGAGCTCTGAGCCGTCCATAGTATTCCCCGATGACTAGAAAACAACGCGCAGCTTGTCGAACCGTCAAAATCCGACGCAGCTGGTGAACAGTCTGCTGCCTCAAGTTATCAGCCTTCAATTGAATTAACATTGTCAATTAGCTATCACAGTTTATTTAATTAACATTCTAAGACTCTCTAATTTTTTGGTATAGTTATAAAGAAGATAACAACGGCACACCTACTGCCTAATGGGTATTACAAAAGTCAATAGCTTGTAAACAGattaatgagaaaaataaataatttgatcCAAATAATGAAAAAATTCTGTTGAGttcaaaacaaaactttgaAAGAGATGTATAATACTTTTGACATATTCTCTTTGCTTTTTCTTCAGCTAATTTAGtaatgtatataaaaacaaGTAGGTGAAAGAAATTTGGCTCTTggaataattaaatttaagactaaagaaacatatattattatatgataGAGGGAAAAAGCGG
This genomic interval from Brassica napus cultivar Da-Ae chromosome A6, Da-Ae, whole genome shotgun sequence contains the following:
- the LOC106346344 gene encoding protein NO VEIN-LIKE, encoding MQGNRDGSWPLRATANGGSGGYHPQPTRMYSNFNIQQPIRYNLQTQQNLNFAHPPQIPSFRPQIHGSSGNVEAIRIDNAVKETRRSLVAAGENVSSIKVSQSVLAQLQQQPDSQRSLGMQMQDVPSLRQLMTLEGKIYAFIHCFVGARGIVTLHDLEVAICRNEFVDCFDDLKLGPLLRHPLVLLYFPSISGCSGPVQITSEEIISFLDSYLSTYGMDDVKLDDFLDYVAEKKSVIGKEKLGVRIQSLRMYVSFIQDAKRQEGETLETLLTGLHQKHHIVSSKKQLRDKSPTVSEDSDVAALHRKDYCGKHTRYDSSSSDDDDSDDYEVKYVNSSDHVSSCPYPSVAEEVKKLGRSKTKMKAETKKRKAETRSHEKSDLSKQLRRSPSKLRRGHVKQEIPGPADDSDTKQVFSVNEADFTLSEGALRLFISTWKDACKELSMSMFVEEILSFYNLRGSEAQPKTKSKRAKAMSSFPFVGLLHIARELVTEALEGQKPMEITNRNLVAGYDNSAGTSSRATKPPIPLHNMMSSSTSGNLAHEWNNSISTDLSTRDQFHTGTDRATLLQYTGKKGEEIAFRYYAAKYGKDAVVSWINEQSETGLPYDLVIKNRGGKKEYIEVKATVSAAKDSFNLTVKEWQFANEKGESYVIAHVLLGNSNAILTQHRNLVKLCQEGHLRLMIIMPNQRNGAKIEF
- the LOC106346346 gene encoding uncharacterized protein LOC106346346 isoform X1, coding for MYSDYKCLMGDSCENSNRVKLRDGRFLAYRESGVPKEEAKYKIILVHGFGSSKDMNFSASKELIQELGVYLLFYSRSGYGDSDANTKRSLKSEVDDITELADHLEIGPKFYLIGISMGSYPTWGCLKHIPHRLSGVAFVAPVVNYRWPSLPKKLIKKDYRRGIIRWCLRISRFAPGLLHWWVVQKVIPSNSSVLESNPVYFNSHDVEVLKRTTGFPMLTKDKLRERNVFDTLRDDFMACFGQWDFEPADLNITQESSVHIWHGKEDKVVPFQLQRCILQKQPLINYHEIPQGGHLIVHYDGTCDAILRSLLLGEEHKMYKPVLQLNV
- the LOC106346346 gene encoding uncharacterized protein LOC106346346 isoform X2; the encoded protein is MGDSCENSNRVKLRDGRFLAYRESGVPKEEAKYKIILVHGFGSSKDMNFSASKELIQELGVYLLFYSRSGYGDSDANTKRSLKSEVDDITELADHLEIGPKFYLIGISMGSYPTWGCLKHIPHRLSGVAFVAPVVNYRWPSLPKKLIKKDYRRGIIRWCLRISRFAPGLLHWWVVQKVIPSNSSVLESNPVYFNSHDVEVLKRTTGFPMLTKDKLRERNVFDTLRDDFMACFGQWDFEPADLNITQESSVHIWHGKEDKVVPFQLQRCILQKQPLINYHEIPQGGHLIVHYDGTCDAILRSLLLGEEHKMYKPVLQLNV
- the LOC106346346 gene encoding uncharacterized protein LOC106346346 isoform X3, with the protein product MNFSASKELIQELGVYLLFYSRSGYGDSDANTKRSLKSEVDDITELADHLEIGPKFYLIGISMGSYPTWGCLKHIPHRLSGVAFVAPVVNYRWPSLPKKLIKKDYRRGIIRWCLRISRFAPGLLHWWVVQKVIPSNSSVLESNPVYFNSHDVEVLKRTTGFPMLTKDKLRERNVFDTLRDDFMACFGQWDFEPADLNITQESSVHIWHGKEDKVVPFQLQRCILQKQPLINYHEIPQGGHLIVHYDGTCDAILRSLLLGEEHKMYKPVLQLNV
- the LOC106346346 gene encoding uncharacterized protein LOC106346346 isoform X4, with translation MGSYPTWGCLKHIPHRLSGVAFVAPVVNYRWPSLPKKLIKKDYRRGIIRWCLRISRFAPGLLHWWVVQKVIPSNSSVLESNPVYFNSHDVEVLKRTTGFPMLTKDKLRERNVFDTLRDDFMACFGQWDFEPADLNITQESSVHIWHGKEDKVVPFQLQRCILQKQPLINYHEIPQGGHLIVHYDGTCDAILRSLLLGEEHKMYKPVLQLNV
- the LOC106346345 gene encoding U-box domain-containing protein 4-like, with amino-acid sequence METAKRRTIETIVSKLSSVSEQTRAAALAELRLISKQDPDSRPIIADAGAIPYLSETLYSSSPSSQENAAATLLNLSITSRESLMSSRGLLDALSHALRHHDTTTSPAAVQSSAAAIYSLLIAEESYRPVVGSKRDIIFSLIHVIRYQDSHPRSIKDALKALFAVALHPANRSTMISLGAIPALFSLIVKDSRCGIVEDATAVMAQVAGCEESEEGMRRVSGASVLADLLDPCTGSSLRIKENAVSALLNLARCGGDEARLEVASAVASGADEGAMEGIVYVAENGSAKGRKKAVALLKLVSNDSRRFDHLISDNDNDNPSSI